Genomic DNA from Hymenobacter jejuensis:
ATCAATTATTTAGGTCTTTCTGTTTTGATTCGATGCTCATTTGCTACTCTATCGTGCCGATGCCCTCCGGCGCTGGCTGCACTGGCTGCGCCTGCCGCGGCAAGTGCAACGACGATTCGCGGATCAGCAGTTCGGGCTTCAGAATAATATGCGGCGGGGTGTACTCCGGGCCGCGCTTGAGCAACTGGAGCAACAAGCGCACGGCCGTTTCGCCCATCTGCTCGGCTCGCTGATCGACGGCGGTGAGGCGGGGGCGGGTCATGTTGGTGAAGGGGTCGTTGCTGAAGCACGCTATTGCCACATCCTGCGGCACCCGGAGCGACTTTTCTTCCAGTACTTCCAAAGCCCCAATGGTCGGGATGGCATAGGCCGCAAACACGCCGTCGGGCCGCGTGGGCAGGCGCAGCAGCTGCTCCATGCCTGCCCGTCCCGATTCGTTGTTCAGGGCCGGCAGTGAATACACAAGTTCTTCTTCCACAGGCATTCCGTGCGCCTGCAACGCCTCGGCGTAGCCTCGATATCGGTTACGGCTAGTGTTAAGGTGTTGAGGGCCAGCTAGATGGGCAATGCGCGTGCAGCCTTGCTCGATCAAATGTGTAACGGCGCGGTACGCCCCCTGAAAGTCATCCAGGATGACGGCTGTGCTGTTGGGCCAATCGGGTACGCGGTCGAAGAACACAAGGGGCGTACCGGAGTGACGTGCCTGCTCGAAGTGTTGAAGCTGGTCCTCGGTGGTGGCCGAAAGCGACACCAAAATGCCTTCGACCTGCGCGGCCAGCAGTGTTTCGATGTTGCGCTGTTCGCGTTGCAGGTCTTCGTTAGACTGGCACAACACCACGTTGAAACCCGCTTGGCTGGCTACTTTCTCAATGCCGTTCATCACGGCCGGGAAGAAATAGCCTTTGATGT
This window encodes:
- a CDS encoding LacI family DNA-binding transcriptional regulator; this encodes MANPQKRVSIVDIARQLGLSVSTVSRALAGHKDISEATKVRVRQLAQELNYLPNHMAAALRKGHSKTLGVIVPHIKGYFFPAVMNGIEKVASQAGFNVVLCQSNEDLQREQRNIETLLAAQVEGILVSLSATTEDQLQHFEQARHSGTPLVFFDRVPDWPNSTAVILDDFQGAYRAVTHLIEQGCTRIAHLAGPQHLNTSRNRYRGYAEALQAHGMPVEEELVYSLPALNNESGRAGMEQLLRLPTRPDGVFAAYAIPTIGALEVLEEKSLRVPQDVAIACFSNDPFTNMTRPRLTAVDQRAEQMGETAVRLLLQLLKRGPEYTPPHIILKPELLIRESSLHLPRQAQPVQPAPEGIGTIE